One genomic region from Stutzerimonas decontaminans encodes:
- a CDS encoding PAAT family amino acid ABC transporter substrate-binding protein has translation MPKLLLLLLALFPLHLLAAKPVAVWAYQPSPPFASEHNPGLSESLVQLLNEHPTNQGLYDFKLTQLPRKRLDARLAANEPGVLLWATPEFFPERLTANASWTRPLLCDIQDFVSPSDAPVDYKGPRSLHVMRLGGILGHRYRALQDDIDRGLIRREDVHTDLQNLNKLMSKRIDVALMPRSSRLYYGLTEIPESRLHVSPTPLYVFDRHVLMTASLPADTTQFVQQLIADLPHSARWQTLLRRYGLQQMNAPCSLY, from the coding sequence ATGCCGAAACTGCTGCTCTTGCTGCTGGCCCTGTTTCCGCTGCACCTCCTGGCGGCCAAGCCTGTTGCCGTCTGGGCTTACCAGCCTTCACCGCCTTTCGCCTCCGAGCACAACCCGGGTCTTTCCGAATCCCTGGTGCAGCTGCTCAACGAGCATCCGACGAACCAGGGTCTTTACGACTTCAAGCTGACCCAGCTGCCGCGCAAGCGCCTAGATGCCCGACTTGCCGCCAACGAGCCCGGTGTACTGCTGTGGGCGACGCCGGAGTTCTTTCCCGAGCGGCTGACCGCCAATGCCAGCTGGACCCGGCCACTGCTGTGCGACATCCAGGATTTCGTTTCCCCCAGCGACGCGCCAGTCGACTATAAGGGCCCGCGCTCACTGCACGTCATGCGCCTGGGCGGCATTCTCGGTCACCGCTATCGGGCATTGCAGGACGATATCGATCGAGGCCTGATCCGTCGCGAGGATGTGCACACCGACCTGCAGAATCTGAACAAGCTGATGTCCAAACGCATCGATGTAGCGCTGATGCCGCGTTCCTCCAGGCTGTACTACGGCCTGACCGAGATACCTGAGTCGAGGCTGCACGTATCGCCGACCCCACTGTATGTCTTCGATCGGCACGTGCTGATGACGGCCAGCCTGCCGGCCGACACCACGCAGTTCGTTCAGCAGCTCATCGCCGACCTGCCACATAGCGCCCGCTGGCAAACGCTGCTCAGGCGCTACGGCCTGCAACAGATGAATGCGCCCTGCTCCCTTTACTGA
- a CDS encoding DUF6279 family lipoprotein codes for MRTTTRLLLLTLLTALLISGCSRATLVYRNLDMLVPWSLNDYLDLDRSQQRELRERLRQHLAWHCSTQLPELLASLQQLERESASGQLKREDLAPHYHGVREAMHSIAVEVTPTATDLLRALSDAQVDELRRSLAENRREHREKYLEPPLEQQIRERAERMQERLQYWFGPLNAEQRQRVLLWAHTLGEQNSRWLDNRERWQQMLLAAVEERHSDDFDARIARLLQEREALMNESDRATLQRAERAGLDLVADLHTLADDGQRAHLTNRLAQLQTDFGSLKCLPPTA; via the coding sequence ATGCGCACCACCACCCGCCTGCTACTGCTGACGCTGCTCACCGCGCTGCTGATCTCCGGTTGCAGCCGCGCAACCCTGGTCTATCGCAACCTCGACATGCTGGTGCCCTGGTCGCTGAACGATTACCTGGACCTGGATCGCAGCCAGCAACGCGAACTGCGCGAACGCTTGCGCCAGCACCTGGCGTGGCATTGCAGCACGCAGCTGCCGGAGCTTCTCGCCAGCCTCCAGCAACTGGAACGCGAAAGCGCCAGCGGCCAGCTCAAGCGCGAGGATCTAGCGCCGCATTACCATGGCGTTCGCGAAGCCATGCACAGCATCGCCGTGGAGGTCACGCCCACTGCCACCGACTTGCTGCGTGCACTCAGCGATGCTCAGGTTGACGAGCTGCGCCGCTCGCTGGCAGAAAACCGCCGCGAGCACCGGGAGAAATACCTGGAACCACCCTTGGAACAGCAGATTCGTGAGCGCGCCGAGCGCATGCAGGAGCGCCTGCAGTACTGGTTCGGACCGCTCAACGCGGAGCAGCGCCAGCGCGTACTGCTGTGGGCGCATACGCTGGGCGAACAGAACAGCCGCTGGCTGGACAATCGTGAACGCTGGCAGCAGATGCTGCTCGCTGCCGTCGAGGAGCGTCACAGTGACGACTTCGACGCTCGCATTGCGCGACTTCTGCAGGAGCGCGAAGCGCTGATGAACGAAAGCGATCGAGCGACCCTGCAACGTGCCGAACGGGCCGGTCTGGACCTGGTTGCCGACCTGCATACACTCGCCGACGATGGCCAGCGTGCGCACCTGACCAACCGACTCGCCCAGCTGCAGACGGATTTCGGCAGCCTCAAGTGCCTGCCGCCGACGGCCTGA
- a CDS encoding DEAD/DEAH box helicase: protein MSMPSADPLSCFHPAVAGWFSRSFPAPTPAQAAAWPLIRAGRSTLVAAPTGSGKTLTAFLAAIDGLVQQGLAEGGLADATRVLYVSPLKALSNDIHINLEEPLAGITAELARLGLPALEIRTAVRTGDTPQAERNAMRKRVPHILVTTPESLYVLLGSASGREMLADVQSVIVDEIHAIAGNKRGSHLALSLERLEALCNRPLVRVGLSATQKPIDAVARFLVGVERPCEIVDIGHGRARDLALEVLPVPLEAVMSNDAWALVYDRLAALAGEHRTTLVFVNTRRMAERTTRHLAERLGAEVVAAHHGSLAREQRLSAEQKLKRGDLRVLVATASLELGIDIGDVELVCQLGSPRSISAFLQRVGRAGHQVAGVSKGRLFPSSRDDLIECAALLDAVRRGELDTLKIPQAPLDVLAQQIVAEVACREWEEDALLQLLRRAMPYAALDEATFQALLRMLAEGYTTRHGTRGAYLHRDLATRSLRGRRGGRLTALTSGGTIADNADYAVLLEPQGLNIGTVNEDFAVESLAGDVFQLGNTSYRILKIESGRVRVEDAQGMPPSIPFWLGEAPGRSDELSFAVARLRDEIDRRLNDAATAADAAAKSPGVVSNAGSRLAPAIDWLTGTLGLSDEAARQIVEYLARARLALGALPTQQRLVMERFFDESGGTQLVIHSPYGSRINRAWGLALRKRFCRTFNFELQAAATEDAIILSLSTSHSFPLADVWRYLNSATAEQVLIQALLDAPLFGVRWRWIATTALALPRMAGGRKVAPQLQRMKSEDLLATVFPDQVACLENIVGEREIPDHPLVRQTLDDCLHEAMDSEGWLALLRRMERGEIELLARDLPAPSPLAMEILGARPYAFLDDAPLEERRTQAVLARRWSDPESSDDLGALDSEAIAAVREEAWPEARNADEMHEALTALGCIAESEAIVQPHWRGWLDQLAQGRRATRMQIAHDRVLWLPLERLALLRAVYPQAPIEPHLQVPVGYDQPLAEEDALVELIRARLSGFGPLPVSLIARPLALPASAVALALVRLEGQGYVMRGRFSAGAVEDEWCERHLLARIHRYTVKRLRREIEPVERADFMRFLADWQHLSETTRMQGREALASVVEQLEGYQAAAAAWEADLLPTRLKDYGGTWLDELCRSGRIVWTRLAGRLKASGGPVRGTPVVLLPRRQLPAWYALAGDAPMPELSSRAQRVFDCLQTHGALFFDELQHDAHLLRSELEDVLGELVAVGLVNADNFAGLRSLLAPASKRSRTARRSRGGAFIGGMDDAGRWALVRKPGTANDASRPAKVDAEALEHIARVLLRRYGVVFWRLLAREADWLPPWRELLRVYHRLEARGEIRGGRFVAGVAGEQFALPEAVGLLREVRKRALTGEMLAVSAVDPLNQLGTLLPGSKVPALAANRILYRDGMPLAVLVAGKPQWLVELDESGQLEARRLLLSARR from the coding sequence ATGAGCATGCCATCTGCCGATCCGCTTAGCTGTTTCCACCCCGCCGTGGCGGGCTGGTTTTCCCGCAGCTTTCCCGCGCCGACGCCGGCCCAGGCGGCTGCCTGGCCGCTGATCCGCGCCGGTCGTTCGACACTGGTGGCCGCACCGACCGGCTCGGGCAAGACCCTGACCGCCTTTCTCGCGGCCATCGATGGTCTGGTGCAGCAGGGGCTGGCTGAGGGAGGCCTGGCCGACGCGACGCGGGTGCTCTACGTCTCGCCGCTTAAGGCGTTGTCGAACGATATCCATATCAATCTGGAGGAGCCGCTCGCCGGAATCACCGCGGAGCTGGCGCGTCTGGGGCTACCAGCGCTGGAAATCCGCACCGCGGTGCGTACCGGCGACACGCCGCAGGCCGAGCGCAACGCCATGCGCAAGCGCGTGCCACATATCCTCGTCACCACGCCGGAATCGCTTTATGTGCTGCTCGGCTCGGCGTCGGGGCGCGAAATGCTCGCCGACGTGCAGAGCGTGATCGTCGATGAGATTCACGCCATCGCCGGCAACAAGCGCGGCAGCCATCTGGCGCTGTCGCTGGAGCGGCTGGAAGCACTCTGCAACCGGCCCCTGGTGCGCGTCGGCCTGTCGGCGACGCAGAAACCAATCGATGCGGTGGCGCGTTTTCTGGTCGGCGTCGAGCGACCGTGCGAGATCGTCGACATCGGCCATGGCCGCGCCCGCGACCTGGCGCTGGAAGTGCTGCCGGTGCCGCTGGAAGCGGTGATGAGCAACGACGCCTGGGCGCTGGTGTATGACCGCCTTGCGGCCTTGGCCGGCGAGCATCGCACCACGCTGGTATTCGTCAACACGCGGCGCATGGCCGAGCGCACCACCCGCCACCTGGCCGAGCGGCTGGGTGCAGAGGTAGTCGCCGCACACCACGGCAGCCTGGCCCGCGAACAGCGGCTGAGCGCCGAGCAAAAGCTCAAGCGCGGTGATTTGCGGGTGCTGGTTGCGACGGCCTCGCTGGAGCTGGGGATCGATATCGGCGACGTGGAGCTGGTCTGCCAGCTTGGCTCGCCACGCTCGATTTCGGCGTTTCTGCAGCGGGTCGGGCGGGCCGGGCATCAGGTCGCTGGCGTGTCCAAGGGGCGCCTGTTCCCCAGCTCCCGCGACGACCTGATCGAGTGCGCCGCGCTGCTCGACGCCGTGCGCCGCGGTGAGCTGGACACACTGAAGATTCCGCAGGCACCTCTGGACGTGCTGGCGCAGCAGATCGTCGCCGAAGTGGCCTGTCGGGAATGGGAAGAGGACGCGTTGCTCCAGCTTTTGCGCAGGGCGATGCCCTATGCCGCGCTGGACGAAGCGACCTTCCAGGCGCTGCTGCGGATGCTCGCCGAGGGCTACACCACCCGCCATGGCACCCGCGGCGCCTATCTGCACCGTGATCTCGCGACGCGCAGCCTGCGTGGCCGCCGCGGCGGGCGGCTGACGGCGCTGACCTCCGGCGGCACCATTGCCGACAATGCCGACTATGCCGTGCTGCTGGAACCGCAAGGGCTGAACATCGGTACCGTCAATGAAGACTTCGCGGTGGAGAGCCTGGCCGGCGACGTGTTTCAGCTGGGCAACACCTCGTATCGCATCCTCAAGATCGAGTCGGGGCGGGTGCGTGTCGAGGACGCCCAGGGCATGCCACCGAGCATTCCGTTCTGGCTGGGCGAAGCGCCGGGGCGCAGCGACGAGCTGTCCTTCGCCGTGGCGCGGTTGCGCGATGAGATCGATCGACGGCTGAACGATGCCGCAACAGCGGCGGACGCCGCCGCCAAATCGCCCGGCGTTGTTTCAAACGCCGGCTCGCGCCTGGCGCCGGCCATCGACTGGCTCACTGGCACTCTAGGTCTTTCGGACGAAGCCGCGCGGCAGATCGTCGAATACCTCGCCCGTGCCCGCTTGGCCCTGGGCGCTTTGCCGACTCAGCAGCGGCTGGTGATGGAGCGCTTCTTCGACGAGTCCGGCGGCACCCAGCTGGTCATTCATTCGCCCTACGGCAGCCGCATCAACCGCGCCTGGGGGCTGGCGCTGCGCAAGCGCTTCTGCCGCACCTTCAACTTCGAATTGCAGGCAGCGGCCACCGAAGACGCCATCATCCTTTCGCTTTCCACCAGCCACAGCTTCCCGCTGGCGGACGTCTGGCGCTACCTGAACTCCGCCACCGCCGAGCAGGTGCTGATCCAGGCGCTGCTGGATGCACCGTTGTTCGGTGTGCGCTGGCGCTGGATTGCCACCACCGCATTGGCCCTGCCGCGCATGGCCGGCGGGCGCAAGGTGGCGCCGCAGCTGCAGCGCATGAAGAGTGAAGACCTGCTGGCCACGGTGTTCCCCGATCAGGTGGCCTGCCTGGAAAACATCGTCGGCGAGCGCGAAATTCCCGACCATCCGCTGGTGCGCCAGACCCTCGACGATTGCCTGCACGAGGCCATGGACAGCGAAGGTTGGCTCGCGCTGCTGCGCCGCATGGAGCGCGGTGAGATCGAGCTGTTGGCGCGGGACCTGCCGGCGCCGTCGCCGCTGGCGATGGAGATTCTTGGTGCGCGGCCCTACGCCTTTCTCGATGACGCGCCGCTGGAAGAGCGGCGCACCCAGGCAGTGTTGGCGCGGCGCTGGAGTGACCCGGAGTCCAGCGATGACCTTGGCGCGCTGGACTCCGAGGCGATCGCCGCAGTGCGTGAGGAAGCCTGGCCCGAGGCGCGCAATGCCGACGAGATGCACGAAGCGCTAACGGCCCTGGGCTGCATTGCCGAATCCGAGGCCATCGTGCAGCCGCATTGGCGCGGGTGGCTGGACCAGCTTGCGCAGGGCCGGCGTGCGACGCGCATGCAGATCGCCCACGACCGCGTCCTGTGGCTGCCGCTCGAACGGCTGGCGCTGTTGCGCGCGGTTTATCCGCAAGCGCCGATTGAGCCACATCTGCAGGTGCCCGTTGGGTACGACCAACCGCTCGCGGAAGAGGATGCCCTGGTCGAGCTGATTCGCGCCCGGTTGAGCGGCTTCGGCCCTTTACCTGTGTCGTTGATCGCACGACCGCTGGCCCTGCCGGCCTCTGCCGTTGCGCTGGCGCTGGTCCGTCTGGAAGGCCAGGGCTATGTGATGCGCGGGCGTTTCAGCGCCGGCGCAGTAGAAGACGAGTGGTGCGAGCGGCATCTGCTGGCGCGCATCCATCGCTATACGGTCAAGCGTCTGCGGCGCGAGATCGAGCCGGTCGAGCGTGCCGATTTCATGCGTTTTCTCGCCGACTGGCAGCATCTGTCCGAGACCACGCGTATGCAGGGGCGCGAGGCGCTGGCCAGCGTGGTGGAGCAGCTGGAGGGCTATCAGGCAGCGGCCGCGGCCTGGGAAGCCGATCTTTTGCCAACACGCCTGAAAGACTACGGCGGCACCTGGCTGGACGAACTGTGCCGCTCCGGGCGCATCGTCTGGACGCGTCTGGCTGGTCGGCTCAAGGCTAGCGGCGGGCCGGTGCGTGGCACGCCGGTGGTGCTGCTGCCGCGCCGCCAGTTGCCAGCCTGGTACGCGCTGGCAGGTGACGCGCCGATGCCGGAACTGTCATCGCGGGCGCAGCGGGTGTTCGACTGCCTGCAGACCCACGGCGCGCTGTTCTTCGATGAGCTGCAACATGACGCGCATTTGCTGCGCAGCGAGCTGGAGGATGTCCTTGGCGAGCTGGTAGCGGTGGGATTGGTGAATGCGGACAACTTTGCCGGTCTGCGCAGCCTGTTGGCACCTGCCAGCAAGCGATCGCGAACGGCCCGGCGCAGCCGTGGCGGTGCCTTCATCGGCGGCATGGACGATGCCGGCCGCTGGGCGCTGGTGCGCAAGCCGGGCACGGCAAACGATGCATCGCGGCCGGCCAAGGTCGACGCCGAGGCGCTGGAGCATATCGCTCGTGTACTGCTGCGTCGCTACGGCGTGGTGTTCTGGCGTTTGCTGGCACGCGAAGCCGACTGGTTGCCGCCCTGGCGCGAGCTGTTGCGGGTCTATCACCGGCTGGAGGCTCGTGGCGAGATTCGCGGCGGGCGCTTTGTCGCCGGTGTGGCGGGTGAGCAGTTCGCTTTGCCGGAGGCGGTCGGCCTGCTGCGCGAAGTGCGCAAGCGGGCGCTGACGGGAGAAATGCTGGCGGTATCGGCGGTGGATCCGCTGAATCAGCTCGGTACTTTGTTGCCCGGGAGCAAGGTACCAGCGCTTGCGGCCAATCGGATTCTCTACCGTGACGGGATGCCATTGGCGGTGCTGGTCGCCGGCAAGCCGCAATGGCTGGTCGAGCTGGACGAAAGCGGGCAACTCGAGGCGCGTCGCCTGCTGCTATCGGCTAGACGTTAG
- a CDS encoding SDR family oxidoreductase — protein MSDPVLLITGASSGIGAATARLAAAAGYRLALAARSEGKMQHLVDEIGPQRALAIPCDVTDYAAQQAMVQRVLDHYGQLDAVYANAGIPGSEGGFSGADPEVWKAMLLTNVYGVGVTLRCTLAALKASRGHLLLTGSAAGRFVIPGSMYSAGKWAVTAMGLSVRVELRGTGVRVTVIEPGMVDTPLFDEPPAYALQPEDVGRAVVYALSQPAHVDVNEILIRPTPPVDGDQ, from the coding sequence ATGAGCGATCCCGTGCTGCTGATCACCGGCGCCTCGTCCGGTATCGGCGCCGCAACCGCGCGGCTGGCCGCAGCCGCGGGGTATCGGCTGGCGCTCGCCGCACGCTCCGAGGGCAAGATGCAGCATCTCGTCGACGAGATCGGGCCGCAACGTGCACTCGCCATTCCCTGCGACGTGACCGATTACGCCGCGCAGCAGGCCATGGTGCAGCGAGTGCTGGATCACTATGGCCAGCTCGACGCCGTCTATGCCAACGCCGGTATCCCCGGCAGCGAAGGCGGCTTCAGCGGTGCCGATCCCGAGGTGTGGAAGGCCATGTTGCTGACCAACGTCTACGGCGTCGGCGTGACCCTGCGCTGCACCCTGGCCGCGCTTAAGGCCAGCCGCGGCCATCTGCTGCTCACCGGCTCGGCAGCCGGGCGCTTCGTCATTCCCGGTTCGATGTACAGCGCCGGCAAATGGGCGGTGACCGCCATGGGTCTGAGCGTGCGCGTAGAACTGCGCGGCACTGGCGTGCGGGTCACCGTGATCGAGCCGGGCATGGTCGACACGCCGCTGTTCGACGAACCGCCCGCCTATGCGCTGCAACCCGAAGACGTCGGCCGCGCAGTGGTCTACGCGCTATCACAGCCGGCGCATGTCGACGTCAACGAAATCCTGATTCGTCCAACACCACCGGTAGATGGCGATCAGTAA
- a CDS encoding OBAP family protein, with the protein MRKLLVLSSIALLAACGQHNAASYTDTAGAPKSAETRTLEAGAKLLQGKAPLNAVSAYLNGFHFYNGDMDGQMEAHHYVTRLNEDVMQALIYDGNGSDAKLMGVEYIISARLFATLPDDEKKLWHSHDYEVKSGTLVAPGLPQVAEKQLMEQVVSTYGKTWHTWHTDRDKELPYGIPALMMGFTEDGQLDPALEKARDQRFGVDTQAIRRSRESIPQPRVDPAANAWEKGEVIQLQRVWGAGEHRHGDGAGRAEIIESGRLQQQQQRSDER; encoded by the coding sequence ATGCGAAAGTTATTGGTTTTAAGTTCCATCGCGCTGTTGGCTGCCTGCGGGCAACACAACGCGGCGTCCTATACCGACACCGCCGGCGCACCGAAAAGCGCCGAAACGCGCACCCTGGAGGCGGGTGCCAAGCTGCTGCAAGGCAAGGCGCCACTGAATGCGGTGAGTGCCTATCTCAATGGCTTTCACTTCTACAACGGCGACATGGACGGGCAGATGGAGGCGCACCACTACGTCACTCGGCTGAACGAAGACGTGATGCAGGCGCTGATCTACGACGGCAATGGCAGCGATGCCAAGCTCATGGGCGTCGAATACATCATCAGCGCGCGCCTGTTCGCCACACTGCCCGATGACGAGAAGAAGCTCTGGCACAGTCACGATTACGAGGTGAAGTCCGGCACGCTGGTCGCGCCTGGCCTGCCGCAGGTTGCGGAAAAGCAGCTGATGGAGCAGGTGGTCAGCACCTACGGCAAGACCTGGCACACCTGGCATACCGACCGCGACAAGGAACTGCCCTACGGCATCCCGGCGCTGATGATGGGCTTTACCGAGGACGGCCAGCTCGATCCGGCGCTGGAGAAGGCCCGTGATCAGCGCTTCGGTGTGGATACCCAGGCAATCCGTCGCAGTCGCGAGTCGATCCCGCAGCCCAGGGTCGACCCAGCGGCGAATGCTTGGGAGAAGGGTGAGGTGATTCAACTGCAGCGGGTGTGGGGGGCCGGCGAGCACCGCCACGGCGATGGGGCCGGGCGGGCGGAAATCATCGAGTCGGGACGCCTGCAACAACAGCAGCAGCGCAGCGATGAGCGCTGA
- the egtB gene encoding ergothioneine biosynthesis protein EgtB — MGNLAEQPHPHPALAELDLLLQRYRQVRATSEAICRPLQVEDYVIQSTPEVSPPKWHLAHVSWFFETFLLLPYLPGYRRLNDAYDYLFNSYYQTHGLPFPRARRGVLSRPGVDEIYRYRRHVDQAMGELLSNPPREQAAEIVRRVGLGLQHEQQHQELLLMDIKHILAQNPLHPVYRDDLAQGRPGSPERPRWHEYAGGVQHIGHAGSDFAFDCETPRHRQFVEDFQLAERLVTNREYLSFITDGGYVRPELWLSDGWDLIQQAGWNAPLYWLHEETSWHEMTLGGLRALDLEAPVCHISYYEADAYARWAGARLPSEAEWEVAAADQPLRGNFLESDYLQPVAALPGHDGPRQLFGDVWEWTASAYLPYPGFRPLDGSLGEYNGKFMSGQMVLRGGCCATPESHVRVTYRNFFQPAMRWQFAGLRLARGL, encoded by the coding sequence ATGGGCAACCTGGCAGAGCAGCCACATCCGCATCCGGCACTGGCAGAACTCGACCTGTTGCTGCAGCGCTACCGACAGGTCCGCGCCACCAGCGAGGCCATCTGCAGGCCGCTGCAGGTGGAGGACTACGTCATCCAGAGCACGCCGGAAGTCAGCCCGCCGAAGTGGCATCTGGCGCATGTCAGCTGGTTTTTCGAAACCTTTCTGCTGCTGCCCTATCTGCCCGGTTATCGACGCCTGAACGACGCCTACGACTACCTGTTCAACTCCTATTACCAGACCCACGGCCTGCCGTTTCCGCGGGCGCGCCGCGGTGTGCTGTCCCGCCCGGGCGTGGATGAAATCTATCGTTACCGGCGGCACGTCGATCAGGCCATGGGCGAGCTGCTGAGCAACCCGCCTCGCGAGCAGGCTGCCGAGATCGTCCGTCGCGTCGGGCTGGGCCTGCAGCACGAGCAGCAGCACCAGGAGCTGCTGCTGATGGACATCAAGCACATCCTCGCGCAGAACCCGCTGCATCCGGTTTACCGCGACGATCTCGCCCAGGGCCGGCCGGGCAGCCCGGAGCGCCCGCGCTGGCACGAATACGCCGGCGGCGTGCAGCACATCGGGCATGCCGGCAGCGACTTCGCCTTCGATTGCGAAACCCCGCGGCACCGTCAGTTCGTCGAGGATTTCCAGCTTGCCGAACGGCTGGTAACCAACCGTGAATACCTGTCGTTCATCACCGACGGTGGTTACGTCCGTCCCGAGCTATGGCTGTCGGACGGCTGGGACCTGATCCAACAGGCCGGCTGGAACGCGCCGCTGTACTGGCTGCACGAGGAAACCAGCTGGCACGAAATGACCCTCGGCGGCCTGCGTGCACTGGACTTGGAAGCGCCGGTCTGCCACATCAGCTACTACGAGGCCGACGCCTACGCGCGCTGGGCCGGAGCGCGACTGCCAAGCGAAGCCGAGTGGGAAGTCGCCGCCGCCGACCAACCGTTGCGCGGCAACTTCCTTGAAAGCGACTACTTGCAACCAGTCGCCGCCCTGCCCGGGCACGACGGACCCCGGCAGTTGTTCGGCGACGTATGGGAATGGACTGCGAGCGCCTACCTGCCCTACCCGGGCTTCCGCCCGCTGGACGGCAGCCTTGGTGAATACAACGGCAAGTTCATGTCCGGTCAGATGGTGTTGCGTGGTGGCTGCTGCGCCACGCCGGAATCCCATGTGCGGGTCACCTACCGCAACTTCTTCCAGCCGGCGATGCGCTGGCAATTCGCCGGGCTACGCCTGGCCAGAGGGCTTTGA
- the egtD gene encoding L-histidine N(alpha)-methyltransferase: MALAIHFHDQLQQPHDASLREETLAGFAAKPKWASPKFFYDRRGSELFEQICQQPEYYITRTEEQILADAANDILDIAGPHSDLIELGSGASCKVRLLLEALHPTSYLGIDISEDFLLSSTQRLAADYPWLEVHAACTDFSNELNLPDDFSSEHPLMFFPGSSIGNFTPEEAAAFLQRLHDVLPAGGGLVIGVDLVKDRAVLEAAYNDRAHVTAAFNLNLLQRIRNELDSDIDPSRFVHRAFYNEAESRIEMHLISPEAQDVSIEGRRFHFDAGESLHTENSYKYTLESFAALASASGFDCLGQWTDSRDLFSVNYLQRR; the protein is encoded by the coding sequence ATGGCGCTGGCTATTCATTTTCATGATCAGCTGCAACAACCACACGACGCCTCGCTGCGCGAAGAAACCCTTGCCGGGTTCGCCGCGAAGCCGAAATGGGCCTCGCCGAAGTTCTTCTACGATCGCCGCGGCTCCGAGCTGTTCGAGCAGATCTGCCAACAGCCGGAGTACTACATCACCCGCACCGAGGAGCAGATTCTCGCCGACGCGGCCAATGACATCCTCGATATCGCCGGCCCCCACAGCGACCTGATCGAACTGGGCAGCGGTGCCAGTTGCAAGGTACGCCTGCTGCTGGAGGCGCTGCACCCGACCAGCTACCTGGGCATCGACATATCCGAGGACTTCCTGCTCAGCAGCACCCAGCGTCTGGCGGCGGACTACCCGTGGCTGGAGGTGCATGCCGCCTGCACCGACTTTTCCAACGAGCTGAACCTGCCGGATGACTTCAGCAGCGAACATCCGCTGATGTTCTTTCCCGGTTCCAGCATCGGCAACTTCACCCCAGAAGAGGCCGCGGCCTTCCTGCAGCGCTTGCACGATGTGCTGCCGGCCGGTGGCGGGCTGGTGATCGGCGTCGATCTGGTCAAGGATCGTGCGGTGCTGGAAGCGGCCTACAACGACCGCGCCCATGTCACCGCCGCCTTCAACCTCAACCTGCTGCAGCGCATCCGCAACGAGCTGGACAGCGATATCGACCCGTCGCGCTTCGTCCACCGCGCCTTCTACAACGAGGCCGAGTCGCGCATCGAGATGCACCTGATCAGCCCCGAGGCGCAGGACGTAAGCATTGAGGGCCGGCGCTTTCATTTCGATGCGGGGGAAAGCCTGCACACCGAGAACTCCTACAAGTACACGCTCGAATCGTTCGCCGCCCTGGCCAGTGCATCCGGATTCGACTGCCTTGGCCAGTGGACCGATTCGCGCGACCTGTTCAGCGTCAACTACCTGCAACGGCGTTAA